The proteins below are encoded in one region of Qipengyuania sp. HL-TH1:
- a CDS encoding carboxylesterase/lipase family protein encodes MSAADGMTRRAALRGGLAGGALLAAAPVAAGGSGDPRALAYRGMIDRGVQAFLGIRYARAARFDRPVREPVPTAPTPATQFGPLCPQRNPMTPAMSEDCLFLNIWTPDAHPSARRPVMVYFHGGAYNWGSVTDPLTQGPKLAEQGDVVVVTVNHRLNLFGYGWLAPLGERFRHSGNAGQLDLICALEWIREHIGAFGGDADRVMVFGQSGGGAKIATLMAMPAADGLFHTAATMSGQQVTAQGPGNGWRRTRALLDHLGLAEDGGAALLSLPYERLREGLEATDPVLGGSLYFGPVLDMLHLHRHPFWPDAAPQSRHIPMILGNTRDETRAFIRSDGPVVRGLDWQNIAERLAPQIRIDLPANWVVAQYRAQFPHWSAEQVFYAATTAGRSWPGQVIEADARARAGAQATWVYQLDRPSPIDPTRRAAHTDDLPYVFGTLAAPGSYSGTGPRARTVSDAMITAFAGMAHTGRPGLPSWAPYTLAERETLVIGEESIATENDPRGWERELWARGPYIQPGS; translated from the coding sequence ATGTCAGCCGCTGACGGCATGACCCGCCGCGCGGCTCTGCGCGGGGGCCTCGCAGGGGGCGCATTGCTTGCGGCTGCGCCGGTGGCGGCTGGCGGCAGCGGCGATCCCCGGGCTCTGGCCTATCGCGGCATGATCGATCGCGGGGTGCAGGCATTTCTCGGCATCCGCTATGCCCGTGCGGCGCGGTTCGACCGCCCGGTGCGTGAGCCTGTACCTACCGCACCCACGCCCGCGACGCAGTTCGGTCCGCTGTGCCCCCAGCGTAATCCGATGACCCCGGCGATGAGCGAGGACTGCCTGTTCCTCAACATCTGGACGCCGGATGCCCATCCTTCCGCGCGCCGCCCGGTGATGGTCTATTTTCATGGCGGGGCCTACAATTGGGGCTCGGTCACCGACCCGCTGACGCAGGGGCCGAAGCTCGCCGAACAGGGCGATGTGGTGGTCGTCACGGTCAATCACCGGCTCAATCTGTTCGGCTATGGCTGGCTGGCACCGCTCGGTGAGCGTTTCCGCCACAGCGGCAATGCGGGGCAGCTCGACCTGATCTGCGCGCTCGAATGGATCCGCGAGCATATCGGGGCCTTCGGCGGGGACGCGGACCGCGTGATGGTCTTCGGCCAGTCGGGCGGCGGTGCCAAGATCGCGACGCTGATGGCGATGCCTGCGGCCGATGGGCTGTTCCACACGGCTGCGACGATGAGCGGCCAGCAGGTCACCGCGCAGGGTCCCGGCAATGGCTGGCGGCGGACGCGCGCCCTGCTCGACCATCTCGGACTGGCGGAAGACGGCGGCGCTGCCCTGCTTAGCCTCCCATATGAGCGCTTGCGAGAAGGTCTCGAGGCGACCGATCCGGTGCTCGGGGGCAGTCTCTATTTCGGGCCGGTGCTCGACATGCTGCATCTGCACCGCCACCCGTTCTGGCCCGATGCCGCGCCGCAATCGCGGCACATCCCGATGATCCTCGGCAACACGCGGGACGAGACGCGCGCCTTCATCCGCAGCGACGGGCCCGTCGTGCGAGGTCTCGACTGGCAGAATATCGCCGAGCGGCTGGCCCCGCAGATCCGCATCGATTTGCCCGCGAACTGGGTGGTCGCGCAATATCGCGCGCAGTTTCCGCACTGGTCCGCCGAGCAAGTATTCTATGCCGCGACCACCGCCGGACGCAGCTGGCCCGGACAGGTGATCGAGGCGGATGCGCGCGCCCGCGCAGGGGCGCAGGCCACCTGGGTCTACCAGCTCGACCGGCCCAGTCCGATCGATCCCACGCGCCGGGCGGCGCATACCGACGATCTGCCCTATGTCTTCGGGACGCTCGCTGCACCGGGCAGCTATTCGGGAACCGGGCCACGCGCCCGCACGGTCAGCGATGCGATGATAACTGCCTTTGCGGGCATGGCGCATACGGGCCGGCCGGGGCTTCCATCATGGGCTCCCTATACGCTTGCCGAACGCGAGACGTTGGTGATTGGCGAAGAGAGCATCGCGACCGAGAACGATCCACGCGGGTGGGAGCGCGAGCTGTGGGCGCGGGGGCCCTATATCCAGCCGGGCAGTTGA
- a CDS encoding sugar kinase, whose translation MTALPKPGHVVCFGELLARLSPEAGTPLARAHSLALAIGGAEANVAIALASLGQPAAMLSSVPDNPLGLRALAALGEAGVDRRFVRRAAGRMGLYLFEPPSGPIGGRVTYDRAGSAFAMAQPEDFDFAGALDGARLLHLSGITPALGPDGVALAKKAVATASAAGVPICFDGNYRASLWDAWDCDPQAILTELVEAATILIGNHRDISLLLGKSFSGDGPDRRREAAEAAFARFPDLAAIASTARHIESSTTHGLAARVDLRESHWQTDEVRIAPVVDRIGTGDAFAAGVLLRWLEDGSAQEMAKTGLSLAVMKHGIPGDTIAVTRSELESFLPAGADVSR comes from the coding sequence ATGACAGCGCTGCCGAAACCGGGCCACGTGGTCTGTTTCGGCGAGCTGCTGGCGCGCCTGTCGCCCGAGGCGGGGACGCCGCTGGCGCGCGCGCACAGCCTCGCGCTCGCGATCGGCGGGGCCGAGGCCAATGTCGCCATAGCGCTTGCCAGCCTTGGCCAGCCCGCCGCGATGCTCAGCAGTGTGCCGGATAATCCGCTCGGGCTCCGCGCGCTGGCCGCGCTGGGCGAAGCGGGAGTGGATCGGCGCTTCGTGCGCCGCGCAGCGGGCCGGATGGGCCTCTATCTGTTCGAACCGCCCAGCGGTCCGATCGGGGGGCGGGTGACCTACGACCGCGCGGGAAGCGCCTTCGCCATGGCGCAGCCGGAAGATTTCGACTTTGCCGGAGCGCTCGATGGCGCGCGGCTGCTGCATCTTTCGGGCATCACGCCTGCGCTGGGCCCCGACGGGGTGGCGCTGGCGAAGAAGGCCGTTGCCACCGCGTCTGCGGCAGGCGTGCCGATCTGCTTCGATGGCAATTACCGCGCCAGTTTATGGGATGCCTGGGATTGCGATCCGCAGGCGATCCTGACCGAACTGGTCGAAGCGGCCACCATCCTGATCGGCAACCACCGCGATATCTCGTTACTCCTCGGCAAGAGCTTCTCGGGCGACGGGCCGGATCGCCGGCGCGAAGCCGCCGAAGCCGCCTTCGCGCGCTTCCCCGATCTGGCGGCGATCGCCTCGACCGCGCGCCATATCGAAAGCTCGACCACGCATGGCCTCGCTGCCCGGGTCGACCTGCGCGAAAGCCATTGGCAGACCGACGAGGTGCGGATCGCCCCGGTGGTCGATCGGATCGGCACCGGTGATGCCTTCGCCGCGGGCGTGTTGCTGCGCTGGCTGGAAGATGGGTCCGCGCAGGAGATGGCCAAGACGGGGCTTTCGCTGGCGGTGATGAAGCACGGTATTCCAGGCGACACGATAGCTGTGACGCGCAGTGAGCTGGAGAGCTTTCTTCCGGCAGGAGCCGATGTCAGCCGCTGA
- the kduD gene encoding 2-dehydro-3-deoxy-D-gluconate 5-dehydrogenase KduD, which yields MATTPFDLTGRTALVTGANTGIGQGIAIALAQAGADIAAVGRSPADETAEQVRALGRRCELVSADLSSIEPVTEVVDTVVAKLGRLDILVNNAGIIRREDALDFSEEDWDAVMDTNLKTLFFLCQATARHMTGWASQDGERGKIVNIASMLTFQGGIRVPSYTASKSGVGGLTKLMANEWAPRGINVNAIAPGYIATNNTAALQADETRNRQILERIPEQRWGDPADIGGAAVFLASRAADYVQGHILAVDGGWLAR from the coding sequence ATGGCCACCACCCCCTTCGACCTGACGGGGCGCACTGCGCTCGTCACGGGTGCCAATACGGGTATCGGGCAGGGCATCGCCATCGCGCTGGCACAGGCCGGGGCCGATATTGCCGCGGTGGGCCGCAGCCCCGCCGACGAGACTGCCGAACAGGTCCGCGCGCTGGGCCGCCGCTGCGAGCTCGTTTCCGCCGACCTGTCCTCGATCGAACCGGTTACCGAAGTGGTCGACACGGTCGTTGCCAAGCTCGGGCGTCTCGATATCCTCGTCAACAACGCCGGTATTATTCGCCGCGAGGATGCGCTCGACTTCTCGGAAGAAGATTGGGACGCGGTTATGGACACCAATCTGAAGACGCTGTTCTTCCTGTGCCAGGCGACCGCGCGCCACATGACCGGCTGGGCATCGCAGGATGGCGAGCGCGGCAAGATCGTTAACATCGCCTCGATGCTGACCTTCCAGGGCGGCATTCGCGTGCCGAGCTATACTGCCAGCAAATCCGGCGTCGGGGGCCTGACCAAGCTGATGGCCAATGAATGGGCGCCGCGCGGCATCAACGTCAACGCGATCGCGCCGGGCTATATCGCGACCAACAACACCGCTGCGCTCCAAGCGGACGAAACGCGCAATCGCCAGATCCTCGAGCGGATCCCCGAACAGCGCTGGGGCGACCCGGCCGATATCGGCGGCGCGGCGGTCTTTCTTGCCAGCCGCGCGGCGGATTATGTCCAGGGGCATATCCTCGCGGTCGATGGCGGATGGCTGGCGCGATGA
- a CDS encoding RpiB/LacA/LacB family sugar-phosphate isomerase, with protein sequence MKIALITENSQAAKNGLIYDALNTAAEPFGHEVFNYGMYTAEDSASLTYVMNGVLAGILLNSKAADFVVTGCGTGMGSMLACNAMPGVFCGLVIDPTDAFLFNQINAGNAIAMPYAKGFGWAAELNLQDCYRKLFENEAGAGYPRERAELMRKNRGFLADLKAASTHDMLTVLKNVDQDLLRAAIAGERFAEYFYANSQDDAISDYLRNL encoded by the coding sequence ATGAAGATCGCTCTCATCACCGAGAACAGCCAGGCCGCCAAGAACGGCCTCATCTACGATGCCCTCAACACCGCTGCCGAACCGTTCGGCCACGAAGTGTTCAATTACGGCATGTACACCGCCGAAGACAGCGCATCGCTGACTTATGTGATGAACGGTGTGCTGGCGGGCATCCTGCTCAATTCCAAGGCTGCCGATTTCGTCGTGACCGGTTGCGGCACCGGCATGGGGTCGATGCTCGCCTGCAATGCGATGCCCGGCGTGTTCTGCGGCCTCGTGATCGACCCGACCGATGCTTTCCTGTTCAACCAGATCAATGCCGGCAATGCGATCGCGATGCCCTATGCCAAGGGCTTCGGCTGGGCCGCCGAGCTCAACCTGCAGGATTGCTATCGCAAGCTGTTCGAAAACGAAGCGGGCGCGGGCTATCCGCGCGAGCGGGCCGAACTGATGCGCAAGAACCGCGGCTTCCTCGCCGACCTCAAGGCCGCCAGCACGCATGACATGCTGACTGTGCTGAAGAATGTCGATCAGGACCTGCTGCGCGCCGCGATTGCGGGCGAACGCTTCGCAGAATATTTCTACGCCAATTCGCAGGATGACGCGATCAGCGACTATCTGCGCAATCTTTGA
- a CDS encoding LacI family DNA-binding transcriptional regulator, producing the protein MAKSGPAPTINDVARIAGVSKKTVSRVINRSPLLKQATREKVEKVIAELGYTPNPQARALALRRNFLLGLLHDNPNAQTVLNFQEGVLDAIRDTEFALVVRPVDRHSPAMLDDIRNFLELQRLYGVLILPPISENDELAALCREMGCGYVRMGSAALDEAEHLVQSNDREMVEAVVDYLVELGHERIGLIEGPAGFRSAFERREGFLAAMKRHGLDMPSEALVQGNYRFNSGVEAAHQLLSENPHVTAIFASNDEMAAGAYHAARERGVDVPTDLSLVGFDDSPIAAHIWPPMTTVGWPIREMAKAAALKLVAPDTAEAQPSNFPARLVTRNSVAPPAKKI; encoded by the coding sequence ATGGCAAAGTCCGGTCCGGCACCTACGATCAACGACGTGGCGCGGATTGCAGGCGTCTCTAAGAAGACGGTGAGCCGGGTGATCAATCGATCCCCGCTGCTCAAGCAAGCCACTCGCGAGAAGGTCGAGAAGGTTATCGCCGAACTCGGCTATACGCCGAACCCGCAGGCCCGCGCACTGGCGCTGCGGCGCAATTTCCTGCTTGGCCTGCTGCACGACAACCCCAATGCGCAGACCGTGCTCAACTTCCAGGAGGGGGTGCTCGACGCGATCCGCGATACCGAGTTCGCGCTCGTGGTGCGCCCGGTCGATCGACATTCGCCGGCCATGCTCGACGACATCCGCAATTTCCTCGAGCTGCAGCGGTTATATGGCGTGCTGATCCTGCCGCCGATTTCGGAGAATGACGAACTGGCCGCGCTGTGCCGCGAAATGGGCTGCGGCTATGTCCGCATGGGCTCGGCTGCGCTCGACGAGGCCGAGCATCTGGTTCAGTCGAACGACCGCGAGATGGTCGAGGCCGTGGTCGATTATCTCGTCGAACTGGGCCACGAGCGGATCGGCCTGATCGAGGGGCCGGCGGGGTTCCGGTCAGCCTTCGAACGGCGCGAAGGTTTCCTCGCCGCGATGAAGCGGCATGGGCTCGACATGCCCAGCGAAGCATTGGTGCAGGGCAATTACCGGTTCAATTCAGGCGTCGAGGCGGCCCACCAGCTGCTGAGCGAGAACCCTCACGTTACCGCGATCTTCGCCAGCAATGACGAAATGGCTGCGGGCGCCTATCATGCTGCACGCGAACGGGGCGTCGATGTCCCCACCGATCTGTCGCTCGTCGGGTTCGACGATTCCCCGATTGCGGCGCATATCTGGCCGCCGATGACCACCGTCGGCTGGCCGATCCGCGAGATGGCCAAGGCGGCCGCGCTCAAGCTGGTTGCCCCCGATACGGCAGAGGCGCAGCCATCGAACTTCCCCGCGCGGCTGGTGACCCGCAATTCGGTAGCGCCGCCCGCCAAGAAAATCTGA
- a CDS encoding 2-keto-4-pentenoate hydratase, which produces MNSAAGEIANAFVNARRNWKVLSEYPGVRPTDLAQAYAVQDHAISIWDRPIGGWKVGKINPPASDDLGADRLIGPAFADAIRQETADVAEFPIFSGGFAAMEAEFMLRLAPREGPLPDDREQAMDWVDEVRIGLEVASSPYAAINVDGPCVTVSDHGNNAGLLIGRAVARADWSRLDDITVTLDIDGEEQGRATTATMLDGPFGAVSFLLRNLAERGIEPQAGWWVSSGAITGVHEIAAGQHAVARFEGLGEVAARVVSGDTA; this is translated from the coding sequence ATGAATTCCGCAGCTGGCGAGATTGCAAACGCCTTTGTAAATGCCCGCCGCAACTGGAAAGTCCTGAGCGAGTATCCCGGGGTCCGACCGACCGACCTTGCGCAGGCCTATGCCGTGCAGGATCATGCCATCAGCATCTGGGATCGCCCGATCGGCGGCTGGAAAGTGGGCAAGATCAATCCGCCCGCGAGCGACGACCTCGGGGCTGACCGGTTGATCGGTCCGGCCTTTGCCGATGCTATCCGGCAGGAAACGGCGGACGTGGCCGAATTCCCGATTTTCAGCGGCGGTTTTGCCGCGATGGAAGCGGAGTTCATGTTGCGGCTGGCCCCTCGCGAAGGCCCCCTGCCCGATGACCGCGAACAGGCGATGGACTGGGTCGATGAGGTCCGCATCGGCCTCGAAGTGGCCTCGTCCCCTTATGCCGCGATCAATGTCGACGGGCCTTGCGTGACCGTGTCGGACCATGGCAACAACGCCGGATTGCTGATCGGCCGGGCAGTCGCTCGCGCCGATTGGTCGCGGCTCGACGATATCACTGTGACACTCGACATCGATGGCGAGGAACAGGGCCGCGCAACAACTGCGACCATGCTCGACGGACCGTTCGGCGCCGTCTCCTTCCTGCTCCGCAATCTGGCGGAACGCGGCATCGAGCCGCAAGCGGGTTGGTGGGTTTCAAGCGGCGCCATCACCGGCGTCCACGAAATTGCCGCGGGTCAGCATGCGGTCGCCCGCTTCGAAGGTCTGGGCGAAGTCGCCGCGCGCGTCGTGTCTGGCGATACCGCCTAG
- a CDS encoding PepSY domain-containing protein gives MSFRRILKASTLLAAVAAAGLAVPAQADGDIICKAGPKDGWQKISKLKKKVWLEEWKLLKMQVEGDCYEVYARTKEGQSIEAFFHPVTLKKLVVFRRGQEIYRAEGFTG, from the coding sequence ATGAGTTTTCGCCGAATCCTCAAGGCTTCGACCCTTCTTGCAGCCGTCGCGGCCGCCGGCCTCGCGGTCCCCGCGCAGGCCGATGGCGACATTATCTGCAAGGCCGGCCCCAAGGATGGCTGGCAGAAGATCTCCAAGCTGAAGAAAAAGGTCTGGCTGGAGGAATGGAAGCTGCTGAAAATGCAGGTCGAGGGCGATTGTTACGAAGTCTACGCCCGGACCAAGGAAGGCCAGTCGATCGAGGCCTTTTTCCACCCGGTGACGCTGAAGAAGCTGGTGGTGTTCCGCCGCGGCCAGGAAATCTACCGCGCCGAGGGCTTCACCGGCTAG
- a CDS encoding ferric reductase-like transmembrane domain-containing protein: MIGWRRALLWLVLAIPAALMIQRFASGEALAMDLYHPSGEMSVRLMILALLPGPLTDALGPNRFLRGWLAIRRNLGVAAFLYALLHLVFYVLDMQLVSAMVGELAIPGIWTGWLALALLLVPAAISFDAAMRRLGRRWKQIQRLVYPAFLLALIHWLLLDWAWGPALVHLAPLLVAWTLRMVMRRRTIVTRSIA, encoded by the coding sequence GTGATCGGCTGGCGCCGCGCGTTGCTGTGGCTCGTCCTAGCCATTCCGGCGGCGCTGATGATCCAGCGCTTCGCCAGCGGCGAGGCGTTGGCGATGGACCTCTACCACCCCAGCGGCGAGATGTCGGTCCGGCTGATGATCCTTGCGCTGCTGCCCGGTCCGCTGACCGATGCGCTGGGCCCCAACCGCTTTCTGCGCGGCTGGCTGGCGATCCGCCGCAATCTGGGCGTGGCCGCGTTCCTCTATGCGCTGCTGCATCTCGTTTTCTACGTGCTCGACATGCAGCTGGTGTCCGCGATGGTGGGCGAGCTGGCCATCCCCGGAATCTGGACCGGCTGGCTCGCCCTCGCGCTGCTGCTGGTGCCCGCTGCGATCAGCTTCGATGCCGCGATGCGCCGGCTTGGGCGGCGCTGGAAGCAGATCCAGCGCCTCGTCTATCCCGCTTTCCTGCTGGCGCTGATCCACTGGCTGCTGCTCGATTGGGCATGGGGGCCAGCGCTCGTTCACCTCGCACCATTATTGGTGGCATGGACATTGCGCATGGTCATGCGCCGCAGGACAATCGTTACCAGGAGTATCGCATGA
- a CDS encoding Fe2+-dependent dioxygenase, translating into MLTIIENLLDDETVRRFRDRLADAHWQDGGSTAGTRSIAVKQNLQLPWQDALTQELGTAILRELGRHPGFVSASLAEKIWPPVFNLYQDGGHYGTHSDAALMRLPEADLTIRSDLSATLFLSDPGSYDGGELIVEEQFGAQAVKLAAGDMVVYPSSSLHQVAPVTRGQRICAITWIQSAVADTPARALLYDLDQSIRALTPDRPQDDPEINRLIHVYHNLLRRWAQP; encoded by the coding sequence ATGCTGACGATCATCGAAAACCTGTTGGACGATGAAACGGTGCGCCGCTTCCGCGACCGGCTGGCCGATGCCCACTGGCAGGACGGGGGCAGTACGGCGGGCACGCGGTCGATCGCGGTCAAGCAGAACCTGCAATTGCCGTGGCAGGATGCCCTGACACAGGAACTTGGCACCGCGATCCTGCGCGAACTGGGCCGGCACCCGGGATTCGTCTCAGCCTCGCTGGCTGAGAAGATCTGGCCGCCGGTGTTCAATCTCTACCAGGACGGCGGGCATTACGGCACGCATTCGGATGCCGCGCTGATGCGGCTGCCCGAAGCCGATCTGACCATTCGCAGCGATCTTTCGGCGACGCTGTTCCTGTCCGATCCCGGCAGTTACGACGGCGGCGAACTGATCGTCGAGGAGCAGTTCGGCGCGCAGGCGGTCAAGCTGGCTGCGGGCGATATGGTCGTTTACCCTTCGTCGAGCCTGCACCAGGTTGCGCCGGTAACCCGCGGACAGCGGATCTGCGCGATCACCTGGATCCAGAGCGCGGTGGCCGATACGCCGGCGCGCGCGCTGCTGTATGATCTCGACCAGTCGATCCGCGCGCTGACGCCCGACCGCCCGCAGGACGATCCCGAGATCAACCGGCTGATCCACGTCTATCACAATCTGCTGCGGCGCTGGGCGCAGCCGTGA
- a CDS encoding TonB-dependent siderophore receptor, whose amino-acid sequence MRDRNQGVIRPISLRGAGRSTAVAAIGLSAALIAGNAKAQDANDEDEVVLDTLQIEDATADVNPNAQPGVPYKARTSGDLRRVKPLSETPQTIQVLTEQQLEEQGATDLRDVLDNVPGVTVGTGENGNAFGDRYIIRGHEARSDVFVDGLRDPGMTTRETFAVDQIEITKGPSSSFAGRGSTGGAVNSITKKASTDYQFTRVDAGIGTDDYYRVTLDANVPLTDTIAVRANLLYGYEEVPNRNFSDRERYGAAVSAAFKPSDTFELVLDYYHLTANDTPDLGGYVPGPTGTGPSDATVYQPWDDVPNYTQTGDFLESDVDTVTGRIYITPFDGFQIVNSTRYGETSNGYVLTGLRGGSYDPDTDTFAPVTLSTHQGNQEVEYFVNQFNVIGEFATGSLVHNLIVGTEYSNLQVANGTYDLTENGATNCVTAGRGGSLNPSYCITDENRNVLFAESEIHNLLQRDIARSDVDSDWQVETLSVYAMDTIDFTDWLSVHGGIRMDAFSYSNVVDSRGTVTPFTYSDTLWNGHAGVGVKPMEEVYVYFNYGSAKNINGGESDLGANCGYGGICVDEGTGIGDGRPESSESFELGVKADLFDDRFMLTAAAFQITKGDVFESAGDDYSAGGSLNTGENRVRGVEFGLVGNITPKLLAQAALTVMESEITDSNDPEKIGRRLSNFANTQFSGQLRYQATEALAFGGTATYKGALYTGQPDDAASFNDTLGIYTYRVPDYWTFDAFVSFDFNQNFGARVNVTNVTDEDYYLAGYRSGHFLYKGDERRATLTLTGKF is encoded by the coding sequence ATGAGGGATCGTAACCAGGGCGTGATCCGCCCGATCAGCCTGCGCGGTGCCGGACGGAGCACTGCAGTGGCGGCCATCGGCCTGTCGGCAGCGCTGATCGCCGGCAACGCCAAGGCACAGGATGCCAATGACGAAGACGAAGTCGTCCTCGACACGCTGCAGATCGAAGACGCCACCGCCGACGTCAATCCGAACGCGCAGCCGGGCGTGCCCTACAAGGCGCGCACTTCGGGCGATCTGCGCCGCGTGAAGCCATTGTCGGAAACCCCGCAGACGATCCAGGTGCTGACCGAGCAGCAGCTCGAGGAACAGGGTGCGACCGATCTGCGCGACGTGCTCGACAATGTCCCCGGCGTGACCGTGGGCACGGGCGAGAACGGCAACGCCTTCGGCGACCGCTACATCATCCGCGGCCATGAAGCGCGCAGCGATGTCTTCGTCGACGGTCTGCGCGATCCGGGCATGACCACGCGCGAAACCTTCGCGGTCGACCAGATCGAGATCACCAAGGGGCCGAGCTCGAGCTTCGCGGGTCGCGGTTCGACCGGCGGCGCGGTCAATTCGATCACCAAGAAGGCCAGCACCGATTACCAGTTCACGCGCGTCGATGCCGGCATCGGCACCGACGACTATTACCGCGTCACGCTCGACGCCAATGTGCCGCTGACCGACACCATCGCGGTGCGCGCCAACCTGCTCTACGGATATGAGGAAGTGCCCAACCGCAACTTCTCCGACCGCGAGCGCTACGGTGCAGCCGTGTCGGCGGCGTTCAAGCCGAGCGACACCTTCGAACTGGTGCTCGATTATTACCACCTGACCGCGAACGACACGCCCGATCTGGGCGGCTATGTTCCGGGCCCGACGGGGACCGGTCCGAGCGATGCAACGGTATACCAGCCGTGGGATGATGTGCCCAATTACACCCAGACCGGCGATTTCCTCGAATCGGACGTCGATACCGTCACCGGGCGGATCTACATCACGCCGTTCGACGGCTTCCAGATCGTCAACTCGACCCGCTATGGCGAAACCAGCAACGGTTACGTTCTCACCGGGCTGCGCGGCGGCTCCTACGATCCGGACACCGATACCTTCGCCCCGGTCACGCTGAGCACCCACCAGGGCAATCAGGAAGTCGAGTATTTCGTCAACCAGTTCAATGTGATCGGCGAATTCGCGACCGGCAGCCTGGTGCATAATCTGATTGTCGGTACCGAATATTCGAACCTGCAGGTCGCCAACGGCACCTACGATCTGACCGAGAATGGCGCGACCAATTGCGTCACTGCCGGTCGTGGTGGTAGCCTCAACCCAAGCTATTGCATCACCGACGAAAACCGCAATGTGCTGTTCGCCGAGAGTGAAATCCACAATCTGCTGCAGCGCGACATCGCCCGCAGCGATGTCGACAGTGACTGGCAGGTCGAAACGCTGTCGGTTTACGCGATGGACACGATCGACTTCACTGACTGGCTGTCGGTCCATGGCGGTATCCGCATGGACGCCTTCAGCTACAGCAATGTGGTCGACAGCCGCGGCACCGTGACGCCCTTTACCTACAGCGATACGCTGTGGAACGGCCACGCCGGCGTCGGCGTCAAGCCGATGGAAGAGGTCTATGTCTACTTCAACTACGGTTCGGCCAAGAACATCAACGGCGGCGAATCCGACCTCGGCGCCAATTGCGGCTATGGCGGCATCTGCGTCGACGAGGGCACCGGCATCGGCGATGGCCGCCCCGAAAGCAGCGAAAGCTTCGAACTGGGCGTCAAGGCCGATCTGTTCGACGACCGCTTCATGCTGACCGCAGCGGCGTTCCAGATCACCAAGGGCGACGTGTTCGAATCCGCAGGCGACGACTACAGCGCCGGCGGTTCGCTCAACACCGGCGAGAACCGCGTCCGCGGTGTCGAATTCGGCCTGGTGGGCAATATCACGCCCAAGCTGCTCGCACAGGCGGCACTGACCGTGATGGAATCGGAAATCACCGATTCGAACGATCCCGAAAAGATCGGTCGCCGTCTGAGCAATTTCGCCAACACGCAGTTCAGCGGCCAGCTCCGCTACCAGGCGACCGAGGCGCTCGCCTTCGGCGGGACCGCGACCTACAAGGGCGCGCTCTACACCGGCCAGCCCGACGATGCGGCAAGCTTCAACGACACGCTGGGGATCTACACCTATCGCGTCCCCGACTACTGGACCTTCGATGCTTTCGTCAGCTTCGACTTCAACCAGAATTTCGGCGCGCGGGTGAACGTGACCAATGTCACCGACGAGGATTACTACCTCGCCGGCTATCGTTCGGGTCACTTCCTCTACAAGGGTGACGAACGCCGGGCGACGCTCACGCTCACCGGGAAGTTCTGA
- a CDS encoding energy transducer TonB — translation MMLAGAGRTNWMLGGGIAFAGHAAVVAGLLLIGTAPPKPIVEDPVVLLELPPQAAPAPAALNEQPVDALQPDYVPPQTFQPRIEAPQVRAPLPREFVATPPPPPPLPSRRSVAPAPQPTTSARPARNALAVAPEGSGTGTAATAGDDPKAKREEADYYALLSAHLNRKKRYPSEAKKARQQGVVTVRFTVLADGRISASSIRTSSGHDLLDQATLDLMQRVAPLPKFPRSMTKDSVTISLPIDYSLRTR, via the coding sequence ATGATGCTGGCAGGGGCAGGACGCACCAATTGGATGCTGGGGGGCGGCATTGCCTTCGCCGGCCACGCAGCCGTGGTCGCGGGCCTGCTCCTGATCGGCACTGCGCCGCCCAAGCCCATCGTCGAAGACCCGGTCGTCCTGCTTGAACTGCCCCCGCAGGCCGCCCCGGCGCCCGCTGCGCTGAACGAGCAGCCGGTCGATGCGCTCCAGCCGGACTATGTCCCGCCGCAGACCTTCCAGCCGCGGATCGAGGCACCGCAAGTCCGGGCGCCGCTGCCGCGCGAATTCGTTGCGACGCCGCCGCCGCCCCCGCCCTTGCCCTCGCGCCGCAGTGTCGCGCCCGCGCCGCAGCCGACCACTTCCGCCCGGCCCGCGCGCAATGCGCTGGCGGTCGCTCCCGAAGGCAGCGGCACCGGAACCGCTGCCACCGCAGGCGATGATCCGAAGGCCAAGCGCGAAGAGGCCGATTACTATGCGCTGCTGAGCGCGCATCTCAATCGCAAGAAACGCTATCCGAGCGAGGCCAAGAAGGCGCGCCAGCAGGGCGTGGTGACGGTGCGCTTCACCGTGCTTGCCGATGGCCGGATCAGCGCCAGCTCGATCCGCACGTCCAGCGGGCACGACCTGCTCGACCAGGCCACGCTCGACTTGATGCAGCGCGTTGCGCCGCTGCCCAAATTTCCGCGATCGATGACCAAAGACAGCGTCACGATCTCGCTTCCTATCGACTATTCCCTACGCACAAGATGA